Proteins co-encoded in one Montipora capricornis isolate CH-2021 chromosome 12, ASM3666992v2, whole genome shotgun sequence genomic window:
- the LOC138027797 gene encoding uncharacterized protein gives MAHQRRVDACIDDAVEIFCNFYKCEYPKCQTVKQGLQRLLCDRYCNDVTSFTEKFVHRTETLLRKLQNEKFPLCLSSGCIILHLVPPERKLNIGEFFYQVGHTTPGMLVVKFAKYQNQGKSVKELQRASVEETDYDIAFTKQYFDNVRREAEPLGDSLLRTIVVLRDQDWSVHPVNAIHHLRECPENRQGSLTLNIHLPVQESEEDDSTSENLGPNTPSENYDSSSVDDMFSKVSTDKST, from the exons ATGGCTCACCAAAGACGTGTGGAT GCCTGTATCGATGATGCTGTTGAGATCTTTTGTAATTTCTACAAATGCGAATATCCAAAGTGCCAAACTGTAAAGCAGGGGCTACAACGCCTGCTATGTGACAGATACTGTAATGACGTCACTAGCTTCACAGAGAAGTTTGTTCATCGCACAGAGACTCTGCTCAGGAAATTGCAAAATGAG AAGTTTCCTCTTTGCTTGTCCAGTGGCTGCATCATTCTGCACCTAGTCCCACCAGAGCGTAAACTGAATATTGGCGAGTTCTTTTACCAG GTTGGTCACACCACACCTGGTATGTTGGTTGTCAAGTTTGCCAAGTATCAAAACCAGGGAAAGTCAGTGAAAGAGTTACAACGAGCAAGCGTTGAGGAGACAGATTATGACATTGCTTTTACAAAGCAATACTTTGACAATGTGCGGAGAGAGGCAGAACCACTTGGAGATTCATTACTACGTACTATTGTTGTATTAAGAGATCAAGATTGGTCGGTTCACCCAGTAAATGCAATCCACCACCTGAGAGAA TGCCCTGAAAACAGACAAGGCAGTCTTACATTGAATATACATCTTCCTGTCCAGGAGAGTGAAGAAGATGATTCCACCAGTGAGAATTTGGGACCCAATACACCCTCAGAAAATTATGATTCTAGCTCAGTAGATGACATGTTCTCAAAGGTTTCAACTGATAAGTCCACCTGA
- the LOC138027796 gene encoding uncharacterized protein, with protein sequence MACHSGMPIPQVLRATTLEKSVFDHKKWLKEFNSSRNRKQLRMEIMHQTLEVCKNFKYALEDGTEVAFSDRNSVSKDAQKTVLHKEVSPPKRKVKDDVFETTITVVNADCLEVAIQLKSEGFNPAVLNMASSRRPGGGYLSGAGAQEENLFRRTNYVQHLADPDKEFDPERKWTYRLPEFSCVYSTNVFIIRASEAEGYAFLPHPVSMSFLALSAYCSPPLTCNKQKLNPEVADKTKQKMRCMFATGLYYGHDSLVLSALGCGAFRNPPRHVAQLFKEVLTEKEFVNRYKVISFAIIDDHNAKGIGNYQPFFDVFSLTSS encoded by the exons ATGGCCTGCCACTCTGGAATGCCAATTCCACAGGTACTACGAGCCACAACCTTAGAGAAGTCGGTTTTCGACCACAAAAAATGGCTCAAGGAGTTCAACTCTTCAAGAAATCGCAAACAGCTCAGAATGGAAATTATGCACCAAACGCTCGAAGTTTGCAAAAACTTCAAGTATGCACTAGAAGATGGAACCGAGGTTGCATTTTCTGACCGTAACAGCGTATCAAAAGATGCCCAAAAAACAGTGCTGCACAAAGAGGTGTCTCCGCCCAAACGCAAAGTGAAAGATGATGTTTTTGAAACCACAATAACGGTGGTGAATGCTGATTGCCTTGAGGTGGCTATCCAATTGAAGAGCGAGGGATTTAATCCAGCTGTGTTGAACATGGCCTCGTCGCGCAGACCAG GTGGAGGATACCTGTCGGGAGCTGGTGCACAAGAGGAGAACTTATTTCGCCGAACAAATTATGTGCAACATTTAGCTGACCCTGACAAAGAATTTGACCCTGAAAGAAAATGGACTTACAGGTTGCCAGAATTTTCATGTGTCTACTCTACCAATGTCTTCATTATACGAGCCTCCGAAGCTGAGGGGTATGCATTCTTGCCACACCCAGTTTCTATGTCATTTCTTGCATTATCTGCATATTGCAGTCCCCCTCTTACGTGCAACAAACAAAAGCTCAACCCAGAAGTTGCagataaaacaaagcaaaaaatgcGGTGCATGTTTGCAACAGGATTGTACTATGGACATGACTCCTTGGTGTTGTCAGCACTTGGTTGCGGGGCATTCAGAAACCCACCACGTCACGTTGCCCAGCTGTTTAAAGAGGTGTTGACAGAGAAAGAATTTGTCAACAGATACAAGGTCATCTCATTTGCCATTATTGACGATCATAATGCCAAAGGAATAGGAAATTATCAACCATTTTTTGACGTGTTTAGTTTGACATCGTCttga
- the LOC138027798 gene encoding rRNA-processing protein FCF1 homolog yields the protein MGKDKRARKFAAVKRMISPKDMRIQKNQEKEKEKRKKEEEKATRRIEQASSALFFQYNTQLGPPFYVLVDTNFINFSIRNKLDIVQSMMDCLYAKCIPCITDCVMAELEKLGRKFWVALKMAKDPRFDRLPCMHKGTYADDCIVNRIQQHKCYIVATCDRDLKRRIRKVPGVPIMYISHHRYTIERMPDAYGAPRV from the exons ATG GGTAAAGACAAAAGGGCGAGGAAGTTCGCTGCTGTGAAGCGGATGATATCGCCGAAGGATATGAGAAT tcaaaaaaaccaagaaaaggagaaggaaaaaaggaagaaagaggaagaaaaagcaaCCCGCCGCAT AGAGCAAGCCTCATCTGCACTGTTCTTTCAATACAACACTCAGCTTGGGCCGCCATTCTATGTCCTGGTTGACACCAATTTCATTAACTTCTCCATTAGGAATAAGCTAGATATTGTGCAGTCCATGATGGACTGCCTATATGCTAAAT GTATTCCTTGCATTACAGACTGTGTAATGGCTGAGCTAGAAAAGCTTGGACGGAAGTTTTGGGTGGCCCTCAA GATGGCAAAAGATCCTCGCTTTGATCGTCTTCCATGCATGCACAAGGGAACCTATGCTGACGACTGTATTGTTAACAGAATACAGCAG caCAAGTGTTACATTGTAGCCACATGTGACAGGGACTTGAAAAGGAGAATTCGTAAGGTTCCTGGAGTGCCCATCATGTACATTTCACATCACAG GTACACCATTGAAAGAATGCCGGATGCGTATGGAG CTCCAAGGGTGTAA